A segment of the Bacteroidetes bacterium SB0662_bin_6 genome:
CGTTGGAAGGCGCGGCGCACGGCGTTTGCTTTGCTTCAGGCATGGCTGCCCTCGATGCTATGTTGAAGCGGCTTCGGCCCGGCGATCATGTACTGGGTATGGCTGATATCTATGCCGGCACGATTCGTCTTTTTCGGGAAGTGTTCGAGCCCTACGGCCTGGCCTTCAGTTTTGTGGATATGACCGACCTGCAGGCCGTAGAGGCTGCCGTGCGGCCGGAAACGAAACTGGTATGGATCGAGACGCCCACGAACCCGTTGATGCGGGTGGTGGATATTGCGGCCGTATCCGAAATAGCTCATGCTTCGGGGATCGATGTGGCCGTGGACAATACGTTTGCCTCACCGTTTCTTCAGCAGCCGTTGGCTCTCGGGGCGGATATGTCTCTGCATTCCACCACCAAGTACCTTGGGGGGCATTCCGATGTTATCGGCGGTGCGGTGCTGACGAACGACGACGCATGGGCCGAAAGCCTCCGGTTTCAGGTGAAAGCTTCGGGCGCTTCCCCTGCGCCCCTGGATTGCTTCCTGGTGCTGCGCAGCACCAAAACACTGCATCTGCGCATGGAGCGGCATTGCCGGAATGCTCGTGCGATTGCAGCCTTTCTCCAGGACCACCCGAAAGTGGGCCGGGTGCATTATCCGGGCTTGCCGGATGATCCGGGCTACGAAACGGCCCGCAAACAGATGCGGGATTTCGGAGGGATGCTGTCGTTTTCGCTGGCGAACGATCGAAAGGAAGAGGCCGTTCGCATGATGGCGGGCCTGCGCATCGTTTCGCTGGCGGAGAGCCTTGGGGGAGTGGAAAGCCTGATTGAACACCCGGCCACGATGACGCATGCCTTCCTTTCCCGGGAAGAGCGGGAGGCGTTCGGGATCACCGATTCCCTGATGCGGCTCTCGGTGGGTGTGGAGGAGGAGGCAGATCTGGTCGCCGATCTTGACGCCGGGCTTTCCGCCGTGTAGAAACGCCCGTGCGTTTGCCCTCCGAGTATCTTTTAGGGCCTAATAATCCAGCAGCCCTCTTGCGGCGGTGTAAATGTCCTCATCCTGAGGCAGGACCGCTTTTTCGAGGGGGCCTGAAAAAGGAATGAAGGTGAATTCGCCGGCCAGACGCCGCACCGGTGCGTCCAGCAAGGCAAAGGCTTCGTCCGCGATCCTTGCAGCGATTTCCGCACCGAAACCCATGAATTCATGGTCTTCGTAGGCGATCAATGCACGGTTCGTTTTTTTGACCGAGGCGAGAATCGTTTCCATGTCCAGCGGAAGCATGGTCCGGATATCGATGATTTCCACGGAAACATCGTCTTCCCGCTCCAGCCGGTTCGCGGCGTGCGTAGCTTTGTGGACGATCATTCCCCAGGTAACGATGGTCAGATCGCTGCCTTCGCGTGCTACGCGCGCCTTGCCGAAAGGAAGGTAGCCGTTTTCGTCCGCTACAGGGGTGCGCGCGGCGGCCAGACGATACAACGCCTTGTGTTCGAGGAACAGAATGGGGTCCTGGCTTCGGATGGCTGTCTTCAACAAGCCCTTCGCGTCAGAAGCAATGGAGGGCATGGCCACCTTGAGGCCGGGGAAGTGCGCGAACATGGCCTCGATGTTCTGGGAGTGGTATAAGCCTCCGTGGATATACCCGCCGCACGGCACACGGATGACCATGGGGCAACTCCATTTGTTGTTCGACCGGTACCGAAGCGAGGCCACCTGATTACGGATGTGCTGCATGGCCGGCCAGATGTAATCGGCGAACTGTATTTCCACCACCGGCTTGTAGCCGGACGCAGCCAATCCCATTGCAGTGCCCACCACGGATGCTTCGGCCAGCGGCGAGTTGAAACAGCGATCGGGTCCAAACAAATCTGTCAGATCGCGGGTTGCCTTGAACACGCCGCCTTTTTCGCCGGCTACGTCTTCGCCGTAAACGATAACCTGTTCGTCCCGCGCCATCTCTTCCTTCAGGGCGGCATTGACGGCATCCACCATGACCATCGGATCACCGGTTGGCTCCGAGGCCTCGTAGTCGATGCCGGGGTCTCCTTCGAACAAGACATAGCGGGTCGCGCTTTCCGGTGTGGGATCACTTTGCTCCAGCGCCCACGCAGCGGCTTCTTCGAGTTCCTTGCGGATCTCTTGCTCCATTTCCTCGACCGAATGCGCATCCAGGACGCCTTCCTCGATGAGGGTCATTTCCATTAACAGGAGCGGATCGATTTCCTGGGCTTCCGACAATTCTTCGGAAGAGCGGTATTTGGCATGGTTATCGGATGAGGAGTGGGGGAAAAGACGAACCACATCGGTTACAAGGCATACCGGTCCCTGTCCGGTCCGGATGTGTTCGATGGCATGCTTGGACGCTGCCGCCATTTTGAAAAAATCCGTTCCGTCAACCCGGATGCGCTTCAGCCCCTCGTATCCCGCAGCCAATTTGTACGGGGTACCCCCGGCTATCTGATCTTCGACCGGTACCGAGATAGCGAATTTGTTGTCCTGAATAAAAAAGAGCATGGGCGCCTTGATGCGGGAGGCCCAGTTCAGCGCCTCGTGAAAAGCGCCTTGGGATGTAGCCCCTTCTCCGGCGGATACATACACGAAAGCGTCTTCGCCCCGGCGCTGCACGGCCATAGCAAATCCAAGCGCGGGAAGGAACTGTGAGCCCACGGAAGATGACGCTGCCAGAATGTTGAGTTCCCGTACGCCGTAATGCTGGGACATTTGCCGTCCGCCGGAACTCGGGTCGTCGGCCTTGGCAAGATGAGCGAGCAAGGTATCCCGCGCGGTCATGCCGACAGCAAGAGAGATGCACAGGTCCCGGTAGTACATACAGAACCAGTCGTGTCCGGGCTGTACATACATGCCGATGGCCGCTTGAGCGGCTTCATGGCCGGCACATCCTGCGTGAAAGAAACCCTTGCCCTGCTTGAGCAGGGTCAACATCTTTTCATCGAGCCGTCTTGCCAGTAGCATTGTACGGTACGCCTCACGGAGCTGCTTTCCGTCGAAATCGCTGGCGGTCAGCGTGTCTACATGCAACTCTTCTGCATAGGCTATACCCGGTATAATCGCTTCGGAAGTATGCCCATTGCCATGGCCGGGATCGGGACGAAGAAGCGCTTCCCGATCCGAGCGGCTCTTTTTTCGATGTTGATCCTTCATTTTCGCCATAAGAACGCTCCAGGACACATCATTTTGAAAATACGAAGAAGGGATCGGGATTTCCAGAAAACAGGGTTACGCGGGGTTGGCGAGCGGCAACTCGAACCAGAAACGGGAGCCTCGACCGAACGTGCTCTCCACGTAGACAGGTTCGTTGTGCGCACGCAGGATCTGATGAACGATGCTGAGTCCCAGGCCCGAACCCCCGCTTTGGCGCGCCCGGTCCGGATCGACACGGTAAAACCGCTCGAACACTCTGTCGAGATGATGTTCCTCGATACCGCGACCCGTATCGATTATCTCAATGCGCACTTTGTCGAGCCGTCGCCGGAAACGGCACCGAACAGTACCTTCGTCGGTGTAGGAAATGGCGTTCTCGATCAGATTTGTCAGAACCTGCCGGATGCGATTCCGGTCGGCATATACATACTCGATAGGATTCTCCAGTTCGAGATGCAGTTCCTTTTCCTTTACTTTCGAATCCAGGGTATCGCCGATTTCGCGGAGCAGTTCGGACAATTCGAAGGGGGCCGGGTTGATGAGGTCTTCCCGGTATTCGAGCCGGGCAATCTCGATAAGGTCGCTGAAAAGGGTTTGGAGCCGGTGCAGATTCGCAAGCCCCTTTTCGGCATAGCGCCGGCGTTTTTCGGGGGTCAGCGAATCGCTGCCAAGCGCTTCGAGGTATCCGCTTACGGCAAACGTCGGGTTACGTACTTCATGGCCCACATTTCCGATGAATTCGTTTTGCAGTTGTGTCAGAGTCTGCAGTTCATTGATTTGTCTCTGGAAACCGGCGGACATGCGGTTCAGGCTCATCGCAAGGACGCGAAACTCGGCAGCACGGGAATCCACCTCGATGTTTTCGCCCGGATTGCCTTCCGCAATCCGTCTGGCCGAGTTGTTGAGGGCCTGGAGGGGCGTTGTGATTTTGTTGGTGGCGACCCAACTCCCCGCCAGCGCAAGGAGCAGTATGAGGGCCATGCTCACGACAAGCGTTGTACGCATATTGCGGAACATGGATACCAGCGGTGATTCCGGTTGTCCCACGGATACGATCAGACCGGTGGGTTCGTGGAAAAGCAGAGCATACAGCACGATTCGACCGTCGGCGTCGGAGCGCTCGACGAAACGGACCGGATCGGCCCGGGAAGGGCTTTCTTCCGGAAGAATCCGGACTTGTGTGGAGACATCCGCATGGCGCAGGGCTGCCTGGGCCGGCATGATATCGATGCGCAGATCCGCCAGCGCACTGACCTCTGAAATCATTGCGCGTTGCGTGTCCGTGGAGTCGGTTTCTTCGAGACGGTCGGCAATTCGTTCGGCATAGCGGAGCAGCGTACTGCGGGCCAGTTCCTGTGCCTGGCCTTGCATTGCGAAAGCAACATAGACTCCTACGACCACGACGGGCGGTCCTACGAACAAGGTAAACGTGAGAATCATCCACGTTTGCGTTGAGGCTCGCCTGGGAATGATGAGATCAGTGAGTCGCTTCAGCAAGCCCATGGACCCGGAAATCTTGTTGATGAAGCCGGACCTGAGTCCGGTAAACCCTCATTGCTGCCGCACCCTGCTGTTCCGGCGCGGCCCTGAAACGCTGCACTGCGCCGGATTACCCGACTTCCTCGGCCTCCTGTGAGAAACGATAACCGACGCCCCGTACCGTCTGAATGTGCCGGGCGAAATCGCCGAGTTTTTCACGCAGGTTCTTGATGTGTGCATCCACCGTGCGCTCCGTAACCATCATGGCATCCTCCCAGATTGTTTCGAGTAACTGTTTGCGGCTGAATGCCTTGAGAGGGTGGCGAACAAGGTACAGCAACAGGCTGAACTCGGTTTCGGTAAGGCCGATGTCCTGGTTTGCAATCGTGGCGCGGTGCTCGTCCTCGTAGATCTTGAGATTGTTGATCTCGATAAATCTTCGTTCCCGGATGCCCGACAGCCGGAGCGCTGTTTTTACGTGCGCCAGAATCACTTCCGAGGAGACCGGTTTCATGAGATAATTGTCTCCTCCGGCCATGAGCCCCCTGATCTGATCTTCTTCTTCCGTTTTGGCCGTCAGGAAAATGATCGGGATCGTTTCTGTGGAAATACGCGAACGCAGTTGCTTGCACACCTCGATGCCGTCGAGTTTCGGCAGCATGATGTCGAGCAGGATGACATTCGTGCCGGGTGTCGCTTTGGCAAGGGCCTCTTCGCCATCGTAGGCTTTCTTTACCTTGTATTTTGCCTCTTCCAGGAAATGGGATACCATTTCCACCACGTCTTCCTCGTCATCCACGACGAGAATAGTGATGTCCGAAGGATCTGCAGGTGTATTCATACCGGTTGATGCGCCCTAAGTAGCCCGAGTAGTTCTGAAATACCACATTCTGGAAATATACGTCAAATTCGGCAATGAAACGCGCATACGGAGTCGGATGGCGACTCAGTGAAAGTATATTCGCGGCACATGGGCCGGGACGCCAACCAGTATTTCATGCGAGATGGTTTCGGCCCATGTGGCCAGGTTCGCGGCGTCGGGTTCGTTCTTGCCGGGTTTTCCCTCCGCTCCGAAAAGTATCACGTCATCCCCCACGGCGATATTGTGCTCCGGTCCCGTATCGACCATGAACAGGTTCATACATACCGTTCCCACCACCGGGTATCTTTCCCCCCGAATGGTCACAAAGGCCCGGTTGCCAAGAATTCTCGGATAGCCGTCTGCATATCCTGCTCCGACGGTTGCGATGGATGTAGTACGATCCGTGGTCCACGTACGTCCATAGGATATGTTCGTACCGGCTTCGACTTTTTTCAGGTGGATAACTTTCGAGTAGAGGGTCATCGCCGCGCGTAGTCCGTAATCCTCTGCGAATCCCGTATATCCGTAGAACCCGATTCCTGCGCGCGCCAGGGATCGATCCCAGGCGGTCGCTTCGGGGAATCTGAGGATGCTGCCCGTAGCCGTGGCGTGTATGGTTTGCGCAGCATCTCCAATCTTCCTGACTACATGATCGAAGCGTTCCAATTGCTCGTACGCAAACCCGGCGTCACTGTAGGCTGTGGCGAGGTGCGTCCACAGGCCGGCGATTTTTACGTTCGGCGCGCGATCGAGACGGGTTACGATCCGCTCGGCTTGCCCGGGAGTTATGCCGATGCGTCCCATACCCGTGTCCACCTTGACATGTACGCGAAACGTGTGGGTGGCGCATTCGAGCACGGCGTCCGCGATCGCAGGCGAGGAAACAGTGACCTCGAGTTCGTGTTCGGGCAGGACATGCAGGTGCTCGAGAGGCGGTCCGGTAAGGACCAGAATACGCTCCTCGATGCCGCCTTCGCGCAGGCGCAGGCCCTCAGCGGTTGTAGCCACGCCAAACCAGCGTACGCCATCCTGGGCCAGTGTGCGGGCGGCATGCAGGATGCCATGGCCATATGCATCTGATTTCACGATGGCCATCAGCGGGGCTTTCCCGGCGTATTTGCGAAGAACGGCTGTGTTGTGCTTCAGTCGATCCAGATGAACATGGGCTCTTGTTTGCGAATACAATACATCGGTTTCGCGGAGCCCGGGAACGGAAGCATTTTCTTTGATAAGAGGCCGGGGCAAGATCGGAGCAGGATAGTGGTTTCGGATTCGTGGCGACGCGCAATATAATCGCAATCTCACACCGGATACATATCTATTGTCGCATTTTGGCGCTCGCATGGATAATTTACGGACTACGGCGTCACGGGGTCATTTTCGTGGTATGCAACGGGACGTTCAACGAACTCGCACGATCCATCCGGATATCAACATCATGTACAGATCCATTTCGATATGCTTGTTTGCGGCGCTGTTACCGGCGGCGGCGGTGGCGCAGGAGACCGAAACGCCCATGCTCACGCTGGAAGACATTCACGCTTCCGGAATGTTTGTTTCCGCATCGTTTCAAGGAGGAAAGTGGGCCGGGGAGGGGCCGGTCGTGACATTTGTCGAACAGGATGGCGAGGTGGCGCATCTTATACGGTACGACCTTGAAACGGAACAGCGCGAATTCCTTGTGGACGGCGAGACATTGTACGCCCCGGATGCGGAGCGTACCGTCGGAATCGACGGGTATGCATACAGCCCCGACGGGTCCGCCATGCTGATATATACCGATTCGGAACAGGTATGGCGATACAATACGAAAGGCTATTATTACCTCTACGACCTGGCGGCGCAGGAGCTGACTCCCATTGCACGCCGCGAAGACGGGTTCCAGATGTTCGCCAAGTTCAGCCCGGACGGACGCCGTGTGGCGTTTGTGCGAAACCGGGATTTGTTTGTCGTCGATCTGGCCGATATGTCGGAACGCCGGCTTACCGACGACGGGGCGCCCGGCAGGATAATCAACGGCACATCCGACTGGGTGTACGAGGAGGAATTCGGATTACGGGACGGATGGGCATGGTCGCCTGACGGAGCCCGGATTGCCTATGTGCAACTCGACGAATCGGACACGCGGGAGTTCGCTATGGCGGACCTGCGTGCACAGTATCCGGAAATTGAACGGTTTCGGTATCCGAAAGCCGGTGAGGCCAACAGCGAAATACGTGTCGGCGTGGTGGATGTGATGTCGGGGGAGCGCCGGTTCTTTGATACGGGAACGTGGCGGACCGGGGAAGACGACCCGGAATATATCCCAAGCCTCGGCTGGACTCCCGAGGTGGATGGTATGTCTTACGTATGGTTTTTCCGCCTCAATCGGGAGCAGAATCGGGTGGATGTGCTCTATGGCTCTCCGGAGGATATGTCTACCCGTCTTGTGCTTCGAGAGGAGAACGATACGTGGATCGATGTAGAGACAAGTTTCGGGGATCTGGCCGGGGGAACGATTACGTACCTTGACGACGACAGGCACTTCGTATGGATGAGCGAGCGGGACGGGTACCGCCATCTGTATCTCTACGAAAACGATGGTACATTCGTGCGGCAGTTGACCCATGGCGCCTGGAACGTAACCAGTTTTCACGGTATTGCTCTCGACCGGGACGCCATCTTTTTTACCGCCACGGAGGCTTCGCCGCTGGAGCGCCAGCTATACCGCGTTTCGTTCGGGGATTCGGATGCCGCACCGGTCCGGATTACGGAGCGTTCGGGCAGCCACAGCATTGATATGTCGCCCGATCTGCGGTACTACATCGACCGGTTCACAAACGTGCGAATGCCGCTTTCCGCCACACTTCACCAGGCCGACGGTACGCTTGTCAAGGTGCTTGAGGATAATGCAGCCTTGCGGGAACGGCTTGCTGCGTACAATCTTCCGGAGCCTGAGTTTATCGAAGCGCCCGGGAGCGATGGAACCATGCTGAACGCCTGGATGCTCAAGCCCACGGATTTCGATGCATCGCGGCAGTACCCGCTTCTGTTGTATGTATACGGGGGGCCCGGGTCGCAGACGGTGCGAAATACATGGGGCGGCAGCCGGTATCTCTGGCATGCGTATCTTGTAGAGGAATACGACATGATTATTGCCAGTGTGGACAACCGCGGTACAGGAGGACGCAGCAAGGGCTTCAAGAGCGCGACGTATGAAAGACTGGGGATCCTCGAGGCGGAGGATCAGATCGCTTCGGCGAAGCATTTCAGTGCGTTACCATATATCGATGGGGAACGCACGGGCATGTGGGGATGGAGCTATGGCGGTTTTATGACCCTTATGTCGATGCTGTATGAAGATGGGCCGGACACGTTTGAACTGGGCGTTTCCGTGGCTCCGGTGACCAGCTGGCGCCAGTACGACACGATCTACACGGAGCGGTATATGTCCACTCCGCAACGCAACGAGCAGGGTTATCGGAACAGTGCGCCTGTAACATGGGCAGACCGGTTGAGAGACAACCAGGATCTGTTGATTATACACGGCGATCTTGATGACAATGTGCATTTTCAGAACACCGTCCAGATGGCGGATGCGCTGCAGCAAGCCGGCAAACAGTTCGACCTTATGATGTATCCTGGCCGGAATCACGGAATTTACGGGGGAATGACCCGCCTGCACCTGTACACGCTCATCACGGATTACATCGCAGACAACCTGTAAGACTCGCCGCATGAAGACACCCGATCTTCTTCTCAAGGGAGGCACTGTGCTTGATCCGGAAACCGGATCAGAGGAAACTGCCGACGTGTTGGTCAGGGATGGCCGGATCGCATCCATGGGGGCAGACCTTGCTGCGAAGGATGTTCCTGTCTACGATTGTTCCGGCAAGATTGTCTCTCCGGGCTGGATGGACATGCATGTCCATTTTCGGGAACCCGGCTACGAGCATAAGGAGACGATTGTTACCGGATGCCGCGCCGCGGCGTCCGGCGGATTTACCGCTGTGGCATGTATGCCCAATACATCTCCTCCCATCCACACGCGCGATGTGGTGGAGTTCATTATTGAGCGTGCCGCGGGAACCCCGGTGGATGTGCATCCCATTGCCTGTGTGTCGAAAGATCGCAAAGGGGAGACGCTGGCCGAAATGGGAGATTTGATTGCTGGCGGGGCAGTTGCTTTCAGCGATGACGGTTCGCCGGTACAGCATACCGGATTGATGCGGCGCGCACTCGAATACAGTTCCTCGTTCGGGAAGCCGGTCATTAACCATATGGAAGACCTTACGCTCAATGCAGACGGACACATGCATGAGGGAGAGGTGGCGACCCGGCTTGGCGTTCCCGGTATTCCTTCTCTTGCGGAAGAGGTGATGATTGCCCGCGACATTCTGCTGGCCGAGTTCACAGGGGGGCATGTGCATGTGGCGCATATTTCCACGGCGCAGGCTGTCGATCTCGTGCGCCAGGCGAAGAAGCGCGGCATTCGGGTTACCGCGGAGGTGTGCACCCACCACGTTGCTCTGACCGACGAAGCCGTTGAATCGACCGGTTTCAGTACGGAAGTCAAGATGCATCCCCCTTTACGCACGGCAGCGGATGTG
Coding sequences within it:
- a CDS encoding cystathionine gamma-synthase, whose protein sequence is MANHTRPSRGFGTLAVHAGQKPDPVTGAIMTPVYQTSTFVQEAPAEHRGYEYGRASNPTRTALEENLAALEGAAHGVCFASGMAALDAMLKRLRPGDHVLGMADIYAGTIRLFREVFEPYGLAFSFVDMTDLQAVEAAVRPETKLVWIETPTNPLMRVVDIAAVSEIAHASGIDVAVDNTFASPFLQQPLALGADMSLHSTTKYLGGHSDVIGGAVLTNDDAWAESLRFQVKASGASPAPLDCFLVLRSTKTLHLRMERHCRNARAIAAFLQDHPKVGRVHYPGLPDDPGYETARKQMRDFGGMLSFSLANDRKEEAVRMMAGLRIVSLAESLGGVESLIEHPATMTHAFLSREEREAFGITDSLMRLSVGVEEEADLVADLDAGLSAV
- a CDS encoding tungsten formylmethanofuran dehydrogenase, coding for MKDQHRKKSRSDREALLRPDPGHGNGHTSEAIIPGIAYAEELHVDTLTASDFDGKQLREAYRTMLLARRLDEKMLTLLKQGKGFFHAGCAGHEAAQAAIGMYVQPGHDWFCMYYRDLCISLAVGMTARDTLLAHLAKADDPSSGGRQMSQHYGVRELNILAASSSVGSQFLPALGFAMAVQRRGEDAFVYVSAGEGATSQGAFHEALNWASRIKAPMLFFIQDNKFAISVPVEDQIAGGTPYKLAAGYEGLKRIRVDGTDFFKMAAASKHAIEHIRTGQGPVCLVTDVVRLFPHSSSDNHAKYRSSEELSEAQEIDPLLLMEMTLIEEGVLDAHSVEEMEQEIRKELEEAAAWALEQSDPTPESATRYVLFEGDPGIDYEASEPTGDPMVMVDAVNAALKEEMARDEQVIVYGEDVAGEKGGVFKATRDLTDLFGPDRCFNSPLAEASVVGTAMGLAASGYKPVVEIQFADYIWPAMQHIRNQVASLRYRSNNKWSCPMVIRVPCGGYIHGGLYHSQNIEAMFAHFPGLKVAMPSIASDAKGLLKTAIRSQDPILFLEHKALYRLAAARTPVADENGYLPFGKARVAREGSDLTIVTWGMIVHKATHAANRLEREDDVSVEIIDIRTMLPLDMETILASVKKTNRALIAYEDHEFMGFGAEIAARIADEAFALLDAPVRRLAGEFTFIPFSGPLEKAVLPQDEDIYTAARGLLDY
- a CDS encoding HAMP domain-containing histidine kinase produces the protein MILTFTLFVGPPVVVVGVYVAFAMQGQAQELARSTLLRYAERIADRLEETDSTDTQRAMISEVSALADLRIDIMPAQAALRHADVSTQVRILPEESPSRADPVRFVERSDADGRIVLYALLFHEPTGLIVSVGQPESPLVSMFRNMRTTLVVSMALILLLALAGSWVATNKITTPLQALNNSARRIAEGNPGENIEVDSRAAEFRVLAMSLNRMSAGFQRQINELQTLTQLQNEFIGNVGHEVRNPTFAVSGYLEALGSDSLTPEKRRRYAEKGLANLHRLQTLFSDLIEIARLEYREDLINPAPFELSELLREIGDTLDSKVKEKELHLELENPIEYVYADRNRIRQVLTNLIENAISYTDEGTVRCRFRRRLDKVRIEIIDTGRGIEEHHLDRVFERFYRVDPDRARQSGGSGLGLSIVHQILRAHNEPVYVESTFGRGSRFWFELPLANPA
- a CDS encoding response regulator transcription factor — encoded protein: MNTPADPSDITILVVDDEEDVVEMVSHFLEEAKYKVKKAYDGEEALAKATPGTNVILLDIMLPKLDGIEVCKQLRSRISTETIPIIFLTAKTEEEDQIRGLMAGGDNYLMKPVSSEVILAHVKTALRLSGIRERRFIEINNLKIYEDEHRATIANQDIGLTETEFSLLLYLVRHPLKAFSRKQLLETIWEDAMMVTERTVDAHIKNLREKLGDFARHIQTVRGVGYRFSQEAEEVG
- the alr gene encoding alanine racemase produces the protein MRAPKCDNRYVSGVRLRLYCASPRIRNHYPAPILPRPLIKENASVPGLRETDVLYSQTRAHVHLDRLKHNTAVLRKYAGKAPLMAIVKSDAYGHGILHAARTLAQDGVRWFGVATTAEGLRLREGGIEERILVLTGPPLEHLHVLPEHELEVTVSSPAIADAVLECATHTFRVHVKVDTGMGRIGITPGQAERIVTRLDRAPNVKIAGLWTHLATAYSDAGFAYEQLERFDHVVRKIGDAAQTIHATATGSILRFPEATAWDRSLARAGIGFYGYTGFAEDYGLRAAMTLYSKVIHLKKVEAGTNISYGRTWTTDRTTSIATVGAGYADGYPRILGNRAFVTIRGERYPVVGTVCMNLFMVDTGPEHNIAVGDDVILFGAEGKPGKNEPDAANLATWAETISHEILVGVPAHVPRIYFH
- a CDS encoding S9 family peptidase — translated: MYRSISICLFAALLPAAAVAQETETPMLTLEDIHASGMFVSASFQGGKWAGEGPVVTFVEQDGEVAHLIRYDLETEQREFLVDGETLYAPDAERTVGIDGYAYSPDGSAMLIYTDSEQVWRYNTKGYYYLYDLAAQELTPIARREDGFQMFAKFSPDGRRVAFVRNRDLFVVDLADMSERRLTDDGAPGRIINGTSDWVYEEEFGLRDGWAWSPDGARIAYVQLDESDTREFAMADLRAQYPEIERFRYPKAGEANSEIRVGVVDVMSGERRFFDTGTWRTGEDDPEYIPSLGWTPEVDGMSYVWFFRLNREQNRVDVLYGSPEDMSTRLVLREENDTWIDVETSFGDLAGGTITYLDDDRHFVWMSERDGYRHLYLYENDGTFVRQLTHGAWNVTSFHGIALDRDAIFFTATEASPLERQLYRVSFGDSDAAPVRITERSGSHSIDMSPDLRYYIDRFTNVRMPLSATLHQADGTLVKVLEDNAALRERLAAYNLPEPEFIEAPGSDGTMLNAWMLKPTDFDASRQYPLLLYVYGGPGSQTVRNTWGGSRYLWHAYLVEEYDMIIASVDNRGTGGRSKGFKSATYERLGILEAEDQIASAKHFSALPYIDGERTGMWGWSYGGFMTLMSMLYEDGPDTFELGVSVAPVTSWRQYDTIYTERYMSTPQRNEQGYRNSAPVTWADRLRDNQDLLIIHGDLDDNVHFQNTVQMADALQQAGKQFDLMMYPGRNHGIYGGMTRLHLYTLITDYIADNL
- a CDS encoding dihydroorotase, producing MKTPDLLLKGGTVLDPETGSEETADVLVRDGRIASMGADLAAKDVPVYDCSGKIVSPGWMDMHVHFREPGYEHKETIVTGCRAAASGGFTAVACMPNTSPPIHTRDVVEFIIERAAGTPVDVHPIACVSKDRKGETLAEMGDLIAGGAVAFSDDGSPVQHTGLMRRALEYSSSFGKPVINHMEDLTLNADGHMHEGEVATRLGVPGIPSLAEEVMIARDILLAEFTGGHVHVAHISTAQAVDLVRQAKKRGIRVTAEVCTHHVALTDEAVESTGFSTEVKMHPPLRTAADVEGLKEGLRDGTIDVICTDHAPHAPFEKEVEFLAAPFGILGLETAWGLIGRELIAPGVLTVAEAVQKITVAPRRILGLSLPVVAEGEEANLTVFDATTRWTFESRHIRSKSRNTPFTGSEMVGRPWAIYHRKQFVPTDTTE